Sequence from the Amaranthus tricolor cultivar Red isolate AtriRed21 chromosome 16, ASM2621246v1, whole genome shotgun sequence genome:
aacttaaaagggttttgaaattcattaaaaaaaactagaatatgattcataattctataaaatcattacgacagaagatttcataaaacactattttcttaaatacgagatagttttgccgataataaaatcgataattgatttgcaaaatacatattaattctccaactaggcctaaattaatcaattcattataataccttatttaaaatgaatttaaggttgtcccatcaaattataattggttatgcgaatttacaACGATCTTACGactattttcgacaatttaggtatttatcgttatttaaatggtgtcttaaatccgtaaaatttttAAACCATCTAAGTTAGtcttattttatactataatataattattaatataattatattatattaatataattataaatttttgatataggtctatttttacccaaatttaattaacaatattacaccttttaataaataaacattttctattaacttgataaattagtaaataattaataatttattatataaaattataccaaagttccagaagtcatatatcATGTTCAtcaggccatttgaacttataaaagttatgtatgatgttttattattttgtatagacatttaatcgataaatagaataaaataggtttaaaattatttgagtccgaataaaatattataaaaattctataattttccagaagctattttaaggggtatataattttaaataaccattaaaatcatgtggggtatttttaataattaatatcgttattttaccgataaactaaataaaatttattcaagtccatatatggtcacgaaaatccatatatatttttatattttaacatgtatctactgtttatataaatGTCTCATAAAAtgttcatgtccaaaagacatcatttagtatttgttttatattttactgTTTTCTCACTTACTGATTATTAATAAccaagtaaaaattattaaggtccttaaatttcaaagaaaccttcccaaacttttaccaattatACTTTTTGTCTacatgagtatgtgataaaaatttcaagtccatatgtctttttttggtaattattttatattttaccattttataatttaccgttaaacaatttaacgattactcaaaaatcatgaaaaaattccaaactaaatatattctggccaaatcttgttggagacattgtaatatgtttttattaattatttttgatgataaaGAGTTCAtttaataccatgttttataataagagtatttagcaccttaaaatccattaaaatatcaatctaACGAATAATCTTAACAAAAAATATCCAagagattttcttaacatatagctactagaaatttcttttgaaatgaatttcaaatattttcaaattcatataatcatttccatcacaataactttcacaaagtagtgttaaacatgcctttaaacgtacaataatttataaaatcaacatgcatgatgcccacaataataatacatgtaataaattattccatactgaaaattatcattttgacatcatttttcaagatttaagaacttctctttggaaattttatttttaaaaacaagtttatacacaaactttcccaacttgttcttaaatccattaaaaatcaccccatgtgagaTACCTCGACCCCAAGCCTATATAAATAATCCGCAAGCTCCTACGTAAGCTCCTatgcgttcttagaagtggttccaacttcgggtccttgcccttcaagtctgaactccaactcttcaactaaacatattgcattcattcaaaaatcaataataatttttgatatctaacatgcacttaactttcctTAGTTGGAGTttttagactaatacttgtattgattttgacatatttggagtatacttattatgttgagcaatatacttaattaagtcccataattttacttaaattcttaaagtaagaaaatttataagtttgcggaaatacattttcttagttttcaacttttatagatttatacaaGTGATGATTTTTCCTCTTTTTAGTCATAAAATATATCTTTATAACATACTTGATTTATGAGAAAgatttcatacaaaaatcatttttatatgtACTTGTTCTAGTATAAGTTATAAAAACAAAGTTTGTAAACTTGAAATTTATAATACCTTGTAAGAATGCTTCAAAGTGATATGGATGAAGTATAATAATAcgaataatatttttatgaagTTTTATGTTCATAAACTTTATATAAATAGTCTTTTTGTAAGTGTTTTTTTTGTAAGGAAATGAAAGTATTTTTGTTGGAAGTAAATAGAGATGGCCttatatgtgtttatatgaATACCTTGAGGAgtatatgataatttttttaatctggACAACAACTATTATGCTTTAAAATGGGTGTTGTTCAAGTGGTTTTAGTGAGATTTTGAAGTAGAAAACATGTAGCACTTGTAGAGGTATTTAAGGAAAGTTGTTTGAATGAGTTTGTGAGTGTATTAAGTGACAATTTATTAGTGAAATGAAGATGATGGAGGGGCTgattttctacaaaaaaaaaatcatattctttGGCCCTTGTATTTGGTCTTTGCATGCATGTAATGATGCTAAAAATTGACTAGGATAAGAGGGGGTCTTGGGTAGAACATTTAGCTTATGTGTGTAAGTGAATAAAGAGCATGCAATAGAGGAGAATGGAGTAGCTACAGCTAGTTGGTTTTTTTTGTTGGGAGGTGATCTTTGTCCCCAaattgatctattatagtgtaggaaaggtttatctaagatagtttaaggtttgggtaaaaattgttgtacatgtaacaagttatgtaacatgtacttcatgtttaaaaatcacttgtatatgtttatgaaatatttaattttttctcaacaTGGGTAAATAAAGTTTTTGGATAAGTATTATAGTTATCCAGAAAcattatgggtagttgctcaattttaagttttacctccaaagttacTTGTTACACTTCATAACTACGTTACGAGCTGACAAatttctaatcatcgtagaaaattttcaaattaccaccatcactaattaaatttaattagtaatgaacaaatatataaaaaaaattaggcgctaaaaatgactaatgaaatctcattaataatacGACTATTTCACAAGGACTCACATGGCGCCATACAAAAGAATTAGAAATCCCAAAACAAAACTTTACAGGTTATGCAAAAGCTATAAGCAATAGGCAACTTGTAAATAATTGCTACGATCGTGCTCcactctttcccccaatgcaaagcaaaagaacctcctatacctgtcatgtctAGCTATGATCCTCTTGATGCTctaacataatgaccatagtcaaatgtgtcatagcaggaacatcatcggaagtcatgaacaaacaacaacaaacatatacacgtcagtaatcgatgaatttataacaattaagagtcattgaacaaaactatagaaaAAGATATAGCATGGCAATAACGAGTCTACTCACCTGTCTaaactagggatggcaacgggtcggatctggaccaggtccaggtggacccggatccacgggtccagttttgcaagacccggatccggatccgcgggtactgcggatccagtaccggatccgggtccaaaacgggtcctgttttaattttctttttaaatgtgtttagattgcaataaagcgatatttatagactaatgttaataatacaTATCATTTTACAATGAATCacccaaaaaaacattatacaacttaaaattgtctttaaaatatccaacaaacacattcaaaataacttaatataattaataaaagtcaATCATTAATTCATTCATGCTCTTAATACAATCCAATGTTCCCAATTTGTCAAATTTCTTCAACACTAACATCGTCAATATcctacaaaccaaaaaaaattaattaatagatgcaattttaaaaatttaaatataagaatataagattataaatttataacccAAAATAAATACCATATCAAGATTGTCCATTATTTCCACATCTTCACCATCTTCATTGATAGTTGAACAAGCATAAGTTCCTTCAAAATTaacttcaataataaaaaatataattacattAGTTAGTAAAATATAGACTAAATgtgaaaattagtataaaattacCTTTGACATCATCGACCATCCAATTTTGCAAGCACATCAAAGCCTCCACTGTTTGAGAATGAACCCTAGACCGGTGAGCGCTAACTACCCTTCCACCCGTGCTAAATGCACTTTCCGAAGCAACCGATGAAACAGGAATTGCAAGAATGTCTTTGGCAATTTTTCTTAAAGTTGGGTAGCTTTGGTCTATCTTCCACCATGCAAGTGTATTAAATTCATTATTCTCCGGCAAAGTACGACTTTCTAAGTATTGATCAATTTCACTTTTAATgggcacataatcaattttttgtcttAGTCCTAGCGAAATCATCCTCATCACCAAGATCCTCAAATTGTGTCTCCACTGGAGAACTTTCATTCGCATTACATTGACTTTTATACTCATCGAAAAGATTATAAAGAGTATTTCTTACTCTTTCCACTTTAGCATTGGCATCATCTCCATAgaatttcttaaaataatgCACCACACAATCCATCTTGTTTCTCGGATCTAAAATGCCCGCAATGGCCAAAAGCTCATTAGTATGATCCCAATATTTGTCAAACTTTTCTACCATTTTCTCAGccatttttctaataatctcaCTATTGTCATTTTGCCTCCACTTAGTTAATGCAAGTTTAATCTCACAAACATTacgaaaatacaaatttaaagtTGTATAATTTCTACCAGAAAAAACCTTAGTTGCCTTGTAGAATATTTCCAACTTTTGACAAACAAGAGTAGCCATTTGCCAATCATGATCACTAGGCACTTCAAAATTCAACCTTCTATGTAGACGTTTCAACTTATTAAAAACTTCTTTAAAAGGCAAACAAGTGTCAAGCAAATCATATGTGGAGTTCCACCTAGTTTTACAATCAAGACTCACCCTTTTAGGTTTAGTCACATTCAAAAGGCGACAAGCTTCCTCaaacttttcaattcttttaggaGTAGACATCCAAAATGCAACACAATCTCAAACTTTGCAAATAGCAGAATCAAAGACATCTAAACCATCTCTCACAATCAAGTTAAGAATGTGAGCACTACAtctcatatgcaaaaaatctcCACTCAACATTAAAGAACTACTTTCTAATTTATCCATCAAGACATTCATCATTGCATCATTTGTGGTAGCATTATCAACAACAATAGAagatattttattttccaaGGTGAATAGAGAAAAACATTCCAATAATATCTTGGCAAGAACCCCTTTGTTATATATGGGTATGGAACATAACAAAACCTAAACAAAATTCACACACCAACATggattcaaaattaaataaaattcacaTAACTTtgcaatgaaatttaaatgaaaggaaaataaattacctTAGGGTTCTATTATGTAAAACCCATTCTTCATCAATGAAATGTGACGTCACAGCCATATAACCTTTTTTTTTAGTAGAGGCGGTCCACATGTCAGTTGTTATTGCAATTCTACCCTCATTACGCTCCAGCAAGACTTTAAGAGAGCTCCTCTCGGTGTTGTACGTTTTtatcacatcatttttcaatgtgTTTCTCGAAATCATCTTAAAGTTGTCATTTAAACTCCTCACAAAGTTTCTAAAACCAATGTGGTCAACCATTGATAAAGGATACTCATGCATTACCACCATTTTCATCAATTCTTTCCTTGATATTTCTTGATCAAAAACCACTTTCTTTGGCTTTTCACTGCTAAGTAAGTAGATCTATCAATTTCTCTTTTCACTTTTAATTGTGATTGATTAGATGCAaggtttaaatgtctacttgaacatgtttttttagcatgtttaagCAGATGTGAAGTTCCACTACTCCCTTTGTAGGAAAGTGTTTTCTTACAAGTCTTACATTTTGCCATTTGTACACCATTCACATGTACAAGGTCAAAATAAATCCATGCTTCTGAAGttaatttcttacttttagcactATTTTGTTCAGTAAATTCATTCTCAACATCAACATTACCCTCAAATTCCCCATATGATTCATGAATATGATGCTCAATAGGTTGACTAGAAGCACCATCAAGTCCATCATTTTGATTATCCATTTACTCAACAATACACTGTGATAAATTTACTAGTCATCAAtcactaaactcaaatacatcaacataaatcaaccactaaactcaaataaacaaaaaactactccacataaatcaaaaattaccattgaactcaatataaatcaaccattaaactcaaataaatcaacataaatcaaccactaaactcaaataaataaataactactcaacataaattaaaaattaccattaaactcaacataaatcaaccactaaactcaacattagacatatatctactactcaacataaatcaaaagtagtgtaggaaaaaaaaattagggttcataagTTCATTACCTCCTGTGATGGTGCGAGACTGGGAGAGTGGGAGGAGTCGAGGGCTCGAGGCAGAGGCACTGAGGGAGGGAGTCTGCCAGTCTGGGAGCGAGAAAATGCGTGTGGCCGTCTACTGCGAGAGTGGGAGAGTTGAGAGACAGAGAGAGCGAGAATGCGAGTGGGAGGGAGATGGGATGGAGTTTGAGAAATGGGAGCAGGGAGAGGAGGGAGACGGGCAGAGTGGCAGACGGCTACAGATGGGAGTGGGGAGGAGGGTATTCAAACTCAAAATTCAAAACAGGGCTAGGGTTACTTTACTTACTTAGgctgatataaaaaaaaattttaattttttttgaaaaaacggGTCCTCTAGATCcacgggtccgggtctgggtttttttctcagatccggatccggacccgtgaaTATTAACaggatccggatccgacccggatccgacgggtctatatttttaggaaccagatccgtgaaaacggatacagatccacggatccgggtcgggtccagtacccattgccatccctagtctaaacacctctatttactcataatttctctttcaaactactaatccctcgaagtatattcaaaggtagtggatcttttctctattcatcgCATAGTGACAcagccaagggcgttatcggccatttggcacccatggcaaagtatgagctcatgccccctccaactgaccctctcgggtcctacctttgggaaaaactaacacactggggtactaaaccagtgaagaggccaccatattggggtttgcaaggcccgcatggtaacaccttggTCAACGGGCGGTGTCGGCCATTCCATCCGATCTCACCTAGGGAACTACTAAATCAACTGGACATAATCCAATTGAGTCACGCCATCTAAtcataatcaaggctcaataagtaggaaatcacttcaaTACTATACACAActatggtgcgttctctactatatagaaatctgttctcatagtctcatAATGCTTTAATTCCACTTGCCTATATCAATATTATGACTATACgctagcatagtttactttctggtgctctataattctaatacgatgcatataatcatgaaatattgataatagtttgaaacaatgaatatgataattaattactacgTGTACGTACCTATAAGCGTCGCTGGACGACCAAAAGTCACAAAAGTCACCCAACTAAAGATCTAccttcctcttatgaattgAGCGCCTATATAAGTtaggagtagaactaataagtccacttatctactttgtcataccagctaaaaaCCAAGGTAatcactatcatccattcacaacaagttttcaattacttcgagcacgtacgcatctcattcaacaccaagcataatcgtcaattcaacaataacacaagtttttccatcgacaaagaataaaaggattatgtcaatTGTTTCATTACACGAGCTAACTTTGAGTTGTAAAGATTTACACTATCTTAAAATAAAacgacgattcacacttaagtctcacaatgttaatgtagtgctaatatgatgaCGAGAACGAATCTTAAGGTTATCGcatcgcaatatcatttattatattctccaaggttagaaaaaactaaaatcaagacatcataacaagtaactttaataattctcaacaagttaacactatgttcatagccttactaatatcatttaattataacttcaataacctaactagagtacttgtaatcaacattaataatttcctTTACTTCAACGAGGCCAATTAAGACTACCATGCCTAACAAAACTCCCACATTTAACACAAATAAAGTTACTCATTTACTAAGACACCATCAAAATAGCacacaaccattattttcatttatacttcaaactctaagtcATAAATGTGTTAAACTCATCAAacacactcttacccacaaaaagattcaaggAAAATAATACAAGGTTCAACATTTTTCacttatattttcaaaaatccagttcataagtacattcaaatcatcaatcaaattcttacctgtaacaagattcaatgacaatcataaaaaattaacacccaactcataaacttagtaaaattctaattagaTACTAGGAAGGTTACTTAGAGTTaacttgagaggcttacaatggGGCAATTAGAAAAAAGGAGTGAAGACTAGGTGGTTGTCGAGGATACCACGCGGCTGAACCGTGGCTGCTGGTGGCGGCAAACTTCACGGCAGTAGGGGAGGAGGAAGCTGGTGGCAGCAATAGGTTGGGGACAAGGCTGCTGCTTCCGTGTCTGTGCGTAGGGGAGGAAGAAGAGGGCTGTGCTGCGGTGGCTGCTTGTAGAGGAGAAAAAGGCATCGCCCTGCTGCAGGTGGTGGTCACGGTGGGACAGGAGGAACTGCTTGGTTGTTCGTGGGCTGAACCGTGAGTGAGAGGGAAGGAATTTAGAGAGGGAAGAGAGGGGATGAGAGTGACGGCTAAGCTTTTAGAATTTAgggtttcatgggtttttatcCTTGttgctgttattattattattattattattattattattattattattattattattattattattattattattattattattattattattattattatgtttgtttatttatttatttttatctcgattcattttcttgcgagacccaactaagagactcaccttcgtgggctcacacattttaataaaataatcattttgatttgaacctct
This genomic interval carries:
- the LOC130802602 gene encoding uncharacterized protein LOC130802602, whose translation is MDNQNDGLDGASSQPIEHHIHESYGEFEGNVDVENEFTEQNSAKSKKLTSEAWIYFDLVHVNGVQMAKCKTCKKTLSYKGSSGTSHLLKHAKKTCSSRHLNLASNQSQLKVKREIDRSTYLAVKSQRKWFLIKKYQGKN